The following proteins are encoded in a genomic region of Anaerolineae bacterium:
- a CDS encoding Alpha-amylase/alpha-mannosidase — protein MAKRYLCVHAHFYQPPREDPRTGQIPIEPGAAPYPNWNERIYQECYRPNAELNNYERISFNVGATLFEWLAAEHPDTLAEIANADRRLVTRHGVGNAMAMPYHHTILPLATDLDKITQVRWGIMDFEARFGRKPVGMWLPETAVDDATLVVLADHGIRFTILAPWQARKKHLDVTQPYRVALPQGKSIIVFFYHAGLSGGISFNPPLTVNADHFVTDCLLPVYQSEGAKRAKARLILLASDGELYGHHQPLRQYFLQRLLTDSCHMNDIEVTYPAKWLQDYPVTRTVHLKQRTSWSCHHGVARWSTGCACTSLDSSWKKALRSALDQIAAEIDQIYYDIASKLAEDVWELRHAYIKVVLGQVSLAAYLRQMTGKSLSSADHQTLLQLLEAQFERQRMFASCGWFFEDFDRIEPRNAVAYAAHAVRLTELASGIDLSHFARQRLKKVVSPTSGLRGDQVFDQFR, from the coding sequence ATGGCAAAACGTTATCTTTGTGTTCATGCTCATTTCTACCAACCTCCGCGCGAAGACCCGCGCACCGGTCAGATTCCCATTGAGCCGGGGGCTGCTCCTTATCCAAATTGGAATGAAAGAATATATCAGGAATGTTACCGTCCCAATGCTGAATTGAACAATTACGAGCGCATCAGTTTTAATGTAGGTGCGACATTATTCGAATGGCTGGCAGCGGAACATCCAGATACCCTTGCGGAGATTGCGAATGCGGATCGGCGCCTGGTGACTCGCCATGGGGTTGGGAATGCCATGGCGATGCCTTACCATCATACGATCCTGCCTTTGGCTACCGACTTAGACAAGATCACCCAGGTGCGCTGGGGCATCATGGATTTTGAAGCCCGTTTTGGACGTAAACCGGTTGGGATGTGGCTGCCAGAAACCGCCGTGGATGATGCCACGCTGGTCGTTCTCGCCGATCACGGGATTCGCTTTACCATCCTGGCACCCTGGCAGGCCCGGAAAAAGCACCTTGATGTCACGCAGCCCTACCGGGTAGCGTTACCCCAGGGAAAGTCTATCATCGTCTTTTTCTATCATGCGGGTCTGAGTGGTGGAATCAGCTTTAACCCTCCGCTGACAGTCAACGCGGACCACTTTGTGACGGATTGTTTGCTTCCGGTTTATCAGAGTGAGGGTGCAAAGAGGGCAAAAGCCAGGTTGATCCTGTTAGCCTCAGATGGTGAATTATACGGTCACCATCAACCCCTCCGTCAGTATTTTCTTCAAAGGCTGCTTACCGACTCCTGTCACATGAACGATATTGAGGTAACCTATCCGGCGAAGTGGTTGCAGGACTACCCGGTTACCAGGACAGTTCATCTAAAACAACGCACTTCCTGGAGTTGCCATCATGGGGTTGCTCGCTGGTCAACTGGTTGTGCATGTACGAGTTTGGATTCAAGCTGGAAGAAAGCTCTGCGATCTGCTCTGGATCAGATAGCGGCTGAAATTGATCAGATTTATTATGACATTGCCTCGAAGCTGGCTGAGGATGTATGGGAATTACGCCATGCGTACATTAAAGTCGTTTTGGGGCAGGTCTCGCTGGCTGCTTACCTTCGTCAAATGACCGGCAAGTCCTTGAGTTCTGCCGATCATCAAACGCTGCTGCAATTACTCGAAGCACAATTCGAGCGTCAGCGTATGTTTGCTTCTTGCGGCTGGTTTTTTGAAGATTTCGACCGCATTGAACCTCGCAACGCCGTTGCCTACGCTGCCCATGCAGTCCGCCTGACTGAGTTAGCCAGCGGAATTGATCTTTCTCACTTCGCCCGCCAAAGGTTGAAAAAAGTCGTTAGCCCGACGAGCGGTTTACGCGGTGATCAGGTTTTCGATCAGTTCCGATAA